Proteins encoded together in one Oreochromis aureus strain Israel breed Guangdong linkage group 23, ZZ_aureus, whole genome shotgun sequence window:
- the LOC116316857 gene encoding LOW QUALITY PROTEIN: leucine-rich repeat-containing protein 4 (The sequence of the model RefSeq protein was modified relative to this genomic sequence to represent the inferred CDS: deleted 1 base in 1 codon): MKLVLLLLLVTEASCRSHSSGCEKGCDCRGDLKFTICSRASFTRLPSRVPPITELLDLSDNWISIIPERTFNTTRKLRVLLLQNNNISVVEDGAFCQLEFLQKLDLSWNQITTLSEGFSIGLASLRELQLSHNRLTTLDSRTFRHLDSIQRLNLTNNSIQTIQMRSFSSMSLLRQLHLQDNQLTSLRSGTFSMLHSLKVLNLAGNQISEAETGVFKPLASLTLLNIANNQLTTICFKTFLSIHTYSTHLLLEGNPWNCDCDLQRVFRKLRSIQRLFLDDYYNLTCSSPPDLQGYLLINVDDELCIAETVTVLIITITVIITLLAAMLMGERKRRRRKRRDSTGRSRETSQTSQTTEATSVSDLNISLFLFSRCSLVVFSGNRFLCIDICKP, encoded by the exons ATGAAGCTGGTTTTGCTCCTCCTGCTGGTGACGGAGGCATCCTGCAGGTCTCACAGCTCTGGGTGTGAGAAGGGCTGTGACTGTCGTGGAGACCTCAAGTTCACCATATGCTCAAGGGCTTCCTTCACACGGCTCCCCAGCCGAGTGCCTCCCATCACTGAACTCCTCGACCTGTCTGACAACTGGATCTCCATCATCCCCGAGCGCACCTTCAACACCACCCGCAAGCTGCGGGTACTCCTGCTGCAGAACAACAACATCAGCGTGGTGGAGGATGGTGCCTTCTGCCAGCTGGAGTTCCTCCAGAAGCTGGATCTGAGCTGGAACCAGATCACCACTCTCTCTGAGGGATTCTCCATTGGCCTAGCCTCACTGCGGGAGCTGCAGCTGTCCCACAACCGACTGACCACCCTGGACAGCCGGACCTTCCGGCACCTGGACAGCATCCAGCGATTAAACCtaaccaacaacagcatccagaCCATCCAGATGAGGTCGTTCTCCTCAATGAGCCTCCTCAGACAGCTCCACCTGCAGGACAACCAGCTGACGTCTCTGAGGAGCGGCACCTTCTCCATGCTGCACTCCCTCAAAGTCCTCAACCTGGCCGGAAACCAGATCAGTGAGGCGGAGACTGGTGTCTTCAAGCCGCTCGCTAGCTTGACGTTACTCAACATTGCCAACAACCAGCTGACCACCATCTGCTTCAAGACTTTCCTGAGCATCCACACCTACAGCACCCACCTCCTGCTGGAGGGGAACCCCTGGAACTGCGACTGTGACCTGCAGAGAGTTTTCCGGAAGCTGCGCAGCATCCAGCGGCTCTTCCTGGATGACTACTACAACCTGACATGCAGTTCGCCACCTGACCTCCAGGGCTACCTTCTGATAAACGTGGATGACGAGCTGTGCATTGCTGAGACGGTCACTGTGCTCATCATAACCATCACCGTCATCATCACCCTGCTGGCTGCCATGCTGATgggtgagagaaagaggaggaggagaaag agaagGGATTCCACTGGACGCAGCAGGGAGACTTCTCAGACGAGTCAGACTACTGAAGCAACTTCTGTTTCTGACTTAAATATATCACTCTTTCTTTTCTCACGCTGTAGTCTGGTAGTATTTTCAGGCAACCGTTTCCTCTGCATAGACATCTGCAAGCCTTGA